In Vanessa cardui chromosome 8, ilVanCard2.1, whole genome shotgun sequence, the following are encoded in one genomic region:
- the LOC124531700 gene encoding protein retinal degeneration B isoform X1 — protein MKHKIVYEIEVKNYFYPNKYKLSKMLIKEYRIPLPLTVEEYRIAQLYMIAKKSREESSGEGSGVEIIVNEPYENGPGGKGQYTQKIYHVGSHLPGWFKSLLPKSALTVSEEAWNAYPYTKTRYTCPFVEKFSLEIETYYFSDNGHQDNVFKLTGSDLKNRIVDVIDVVKDQLYGADYVKEEDPKLFISQKCNRGPLSDSWLEEYWREVQGKPQPLTNGKSLMCAYKLCRVEFRYWGMQTKLEKFIHDVALRKTMLRAHRQAWAWQDEWYGLTMEDIREIERQTQLALQKKMAGEAGEETDLSEENSKSLAATMSSLEKNEDSETPLATKKNTLEQRTQKSLSPESTPPSEPKTALKSSLRSSSSGSLKSLQTQVANWRMETLVRESETETGSEDEFYDCESSFNKWSSMCSLDEADIDISPTQDRDHNQEDSIFNPSFLKRVTSERGSRRIMNFQSHHSIDGCPETPVHSSCPTTVLILVFHAGSVLDANIDMTAKKSDVTTFKGAFESVMRQHYPTLVGHITIKLVSCPSICTEALGVLSTLSPYSFDCSPSTSETPSLTNDLIPIGAIPLIATSSPEYYEYVTKTIVSANMAYNEFIKSEDGKGFNGQVCIVGDSMGSVLAYDALCRTLQYQSRHDSENSILDTEITIPNEPSENYLNKSHLQAPIPRRRSSTASDNQTKLEFEVSDFFTFGSPLSLILASRKISDEKFKDIVKPPAQQLFNLFHPTDPVASRLEPLLSARFTNLPPINVARYAKYPLGNGQPYHLMELIQSHPTLFGDHLQMPPTPVLRRLSEASVQSTVSGLADNIPLITMNALQQRWWGTKRLDYALYCPEGLANFPTNALPHLFHASYWESSDVIAFILRQVGHFDLALYGQSDDKESAMFKPGQDKEKWMRKRTSVKLKNVAANHRANDVIVMEGCPQTFIARFMYGPLDMITLTGEKVDIHMIKDPPAGEWTLLSTVVTDKTGRISYTLSEKQSVGCGIYPVRVVVRGDHTSCNFHLAVVPPQTECVVFSIDGSFTASVSVTGRDPKVRAGAVDVVRFWQDLGYLILYITGRPDMQQRKVVSWLAEHNFPHGLVFFSDGFSTDPLGHKAAHLNNLITEHGVIMHVAYGSGKDISVYHNCGLSPKQIYAIGKISKKYSNMATTLSDGYASHLADLKQPGAVRPARGNARLLVPRRLLAPVTTSAATRGRR, from the exons atgaaacataaaatagTTTATGAAATTGAAGTTAAAA attatttttatccaaataaatataagttatcaAAAATGTTGATAAAAGAATACAGGATTCCTCTTCCACTAACTGTGGAGGAATATCGAATAGCTCAACTTTATATGATAGCTAAAAAAAGCAGAGAAGAAAGTTCAGGGGAAGGGAGTGGTGTTGAGATAATTGTAAATGAACCATATGAAAATGGTCCCGGTGGTAAAGGTCAGTATACACAAAAGATTTATCATGTTGGTAGCCATTTGCCAGGTTGGTTTAAGAGTCTTCTTCCTAAATCAGCTTTGACTGTCTCCGAGGAAGCATGGAATGCATATCCTTATACAAAAACTAGGTACACATGTCCTTTTGTTGAAAAGTTTTCGCTTGAAATAGAAACCTATTACTTCTCTGATAATGGCCACCAGGATAATGTATTCAAGTTGACTGGAAGTGATTTAAAGAATAGAATAGTTGATGTTATCGATGTAGTGAAAGATCAGTTGTATGGTGCTGATTATGTCAAGGAGGAAGATCCAAAACTTTTCATTTCTCAGAAGTGCAACAGAGGGCCTCTTTCTGATTCTTGGCTAGAGGAGTACTGGCGGGAAGTACAAGGTAAACCACAACCATTAACAAATGGCAAATCACTTATGTGTGCTTATAAACTTTGTAGAGTTGAGTTTCGTTACTGGGGAATGCAAACAAAACTGGAAAAATTTATTCATGATGTAGCTTTAAGAAAAACAATGCTGAGGGCTCACAGGCAAGCTTGGGCTTGGCAAGATGAGTGGTATGGTCTCACCATGGAAGATATTCGAGAAATTGAGCGTCAGACTCAATTAGCTTTACAAAAGAAAATGGCCGGTGAAGCTGGTGAAGAAACTGACTTATCCGAAGAAAATTCAAAATCTTTAGCGGCAACAATGAGTAGCCTTGAGAAAAATGAGGACTCAGAAACTCCATTAGCTACTAAGAAAAATACTTTAGAACAAAGAACTCAAAAGAGCTTAAGTCCTGAAAGCACTCCTCCATCTGAACCTAAAACAGCTTTAAAATCAAGCCTCAGATCATCATCCTCAGGTTCCCTTAAGAGCTTGCAAACTCAAGTCGCAAATTGGAGAATGGAAACACTAGTAAGAGAATCAGAAACAGAAACCGGTTCCGAAGATGAATTTTATGATTGTGAATCGTCTTTTAATAAATGGTCTTCCATGTGTTCTCTCGATGAAGCTGATATTGATATATCCCCAACACAAGACAGAGATCATAATCAAGAGGACAGTATATTTAACCCATCTTTCTTAAAGCGTGTTACCTCAGAAAGAGGTTCACGAAGAATCATGAATTTCCAAAGTCACCACAGCATAGATGGATGTCCAGAAACACCTGTTCATAGTTCTTGCCCGACAACAGTTCTGATTCTTGTTTTTCATGCTGGCAGTGTCCTCGATGCAAATATAGATATGACTGCAAAAAAATCTGATGTTACTACATTTAAAGGAGCCTTTGAATCTGTTATGCGTCAGCACTATCCAACATTAGTTGGTCATATCACTATAAAATTAGTATCATGTCCATCAATTTGTACTGAAGCTCTTGGAGTGTTATCAACTTTAAGTCCTTACAGTTTTGATTGCTCGCCCTCTACGAGTGAGACGCCTTCACTAACTAATGATCTCATACCAATTGGTGCCATACCACTCATTGCAACATCATCTCcagaatattatgaatatgtcaCAAAAACAATTGTATCTGCAAATATGGCTTacaatgaatttataaaatccGAAGATGGAAAAGGTTTCAATGGACAAGTGTGTATCGTTGGGGATAGCATGGGCTCTGTTCTGGCTTATGATGCACTTTGTCGAACCTTGCAATATCAGTCTCGACATGACAGCGAAAACAGTATTTTGGACACTGAAATAACAATCCCAAACGAACCTTCCGAAAATTATTTGAACAAGTCACACCTTCAAGCTCCTATTCCTAGGAGAAGGTCATCTACGGCTAGTGATAATCAGACAAAACTAGAGTTTGAAGTCAGTGATTTCTTTACATTTGGAAGTCCACTTTCATTAATATTGGCCTCAAGAAAAATATCTGATGAAAAGTTCAAAGATATTGTAAAACCACCAGCCCAAcagctatttaatttatttcatcccACAGATCCTGTAGCTTCTAGACTAGAACCACTCCTATCAGCTCGTTTTACAAATCTTCCACCGATAAATGTTGCAAGATACGCTAAATATCCTTTAGGAAATGGTCAGCCGTATCATTTAATGGAATTAATACAAAGCCATCCAACCTTGTTTGGAGATCATTTACAAATGCCGCCGACTCCAGTTCTGCGAAGACTGTCAGAAGCATCAGTTCAAAGTACTGTTAGTGGTTTAGCAGATAATATTCCATTAATTACTATGAATGCTCTTCAGCAAAGATGGTGGGGTACGAAGCGACTTGACTATGCTCTGTATTGTCCTGAAGGATTGGCAAATTTTCCTACAAATGCACTACCACATCTCTTTCATGCCAGTTATTGGGAAAGTTCGGATGTTATAGCCTTTATATTACGCCAAGTAGGTCACTTTGACTTGGCATTATATGGTCAATCAGATGACAAAGAGAGTGCAATGTTTAAACCCGGCCAAGATAAAGAAAAGTGGATGAGAAAAAGAACTTCAGTTAAATTAAAGAATGTTGCAGCTAACCACAGAGCCAACGACGTCATTGTAATGGAAGGTTGTCCTCAAACATTTATAGCTCGATTTATGTATGGGCCACTGGATATGATCACTTTGACTGGTGAAAAAGTAGACATACACATGATTAAAGACCCACCTGCCGGGGAATGGACATTATTATCTACAGTGGTAACTGATAAAACTGGAAGAATTTCTTACACGTTATCAGAAAAACAAAGCGTTGGTTGCGGAATTTACCCTGTAAGGGTAGTAGTGCGGGGCGATCATACGAGTTGTAATTTTCATCTGGCAGTTGTTCCGCCACAGACTGAATGTGTAGTTTTTAGTATCGATGGTTCGTTTACTGCCAGTGTCTCGGTTACGGGACGAGACCCTAAAGTTAGAGCCGGGGCAGTCGACGTAGTGAGGTTTTGGCAAGATTTGGGATACCTAATCCTTTATATAACAGGAAGGCCAGATATGCAACAAAGAAAAGTTGTTTCCTGGCTAGCTGAGCACAATTTCCCTCATGGCTTAGTATTTTTTTCGGACGGTTTTTCAACCGATCCCTTGGGCCATAAAGCGGcacatttaaacaatttaataacagaACACGGTGTTATTATGCACGTTGCTTATGGTTCAGGAAAAGATATAAGCGTTTATCATAATTGTGGACTATCACCAAAACAAATATATGCCATTGGAAAAATAAGTAAGAAATATAGCAACATGGCAACTACGTTAAGTGACGGATACGCATCTCATTTAGCCGACTTGAAACAACCGGGTGCGGTGAGGCCGGCTAGAGGAAATGCTCGCCTCCTTGTTCCTCGGCGTCTGTTAGCACCGGTGACTACGTCTGCTGCGACTCGAGGCCGTCGTTAA
- the LOC124531700 gene encoding protein retinal degeneration B isoform X2 has translation MLIKEYRIPLPLTVEEYRIAQLYMIAKKSREESSGEGSGVEIIVNEPYENGPGGKGQYTQKIYHVGSHLPGWFKSLLPKSALTVSEEAWNAYPYTKTRYTCPFVEKFSLEIETYYFSDNGHQDNVFKLTGSDLKNRIVDVIDVVKDQLYGADYVKEEDPKLFISQKCNRGPLSDSWLEEYWREVQGKPQPLTNGKSLMCAYKLCRVEFRYWGMQTKLEKFIHDVALRKTMLRAHRQAWAWQDEWYGLTMEDIREIERQTQLALQKKMAGEAGEETDLSEENSKSLAATMSSLEKNEDSETPLATKKNTLEQRTQKSLSPESTPPSEPKTALKSSLRSSSSGSLKSLQTQVANWRMETLVRESETETGSEDEFYDCESSFNKWSSMCSLDEADIDISPTQDRDHNQEDSIFNPSFLKRVTSERGSRRIMNFQSHHSIDGCPETPVHSSCPTTVLILVFHAGSVLDANIDMTAKKSDVTTFKGAFESVMRQHYPTLVGHITIKLVSCPSICTEALGVLSTLSPYSFDCSPSTSETPSLTNDLIPIGAIPLIATSSPEYYEYVTKTIVSANMAYNEFIKSEDGKGFNGQVCIVGDSMGSVLAYDALCRTLQYQSRHDSENSILDTEITIPNEPSENYLNKSHLQAPIPRRRSSTASDNQTKLEFEVSDFFTFGSPLSLILASRKISDEKFKDIVKPPAQQLFNLFHPTDPVASRLEPLLSARFTNLPPINVARYAKYPLGNGQPYHLMELIQSHPTLFGDHLQMPPTPVLRRLSEASVQSTVSGLADNIPLITMNALQQRWWGTKRLDYALYCPEGLANFPTNALPHLFHASYWESSDVIAFILRQVGHFDLALYGQSDDKESAMFKPGQDKEKWMRKRTSVKLKNVAANHRANDVIVMEGCPQTFIARFMYGPLDMITLTGEKVDIHMIKDPPAGEWTLLSTVVTDKTGRISYTLSEKQSVGCGIYPVRVVVRGDHTSCNFHLAVVPPQTECVVFSIDGSFTASVSVTGRDPKVRAGAVDVVRFWQDLGYLILYITGRPDMQQRKVVSWLAEHNFPHGLVFFSDGFSTDPLGHKAAHLNNLITEHGVIMHVAYGSGKDISVYHNCGLSPKQIYAIGKISKKYSNMATTLSDGYASHLADLKQPGAVRPARGNARLLVPRRLLAPVTTSAATRGRR, from the coding sequence ATGTTGATAAAAGAATACAGGATTCCTCTTCCACTAACTGTGGAGGAATATCGAATAGCTCAACTTTATATGATAGCTAAAAAAAGCAGAGAAGAAAGTTCAGGGGAAGGGAGTGGTGTTGAGATAATTGTAAATGAACCATATGAAAATGGTCCCGGTGGTAAAGGTCAGTATACACAAAAGATTTATCATGTTGGTAGCCATTTGCCAGGTTGGTTTAAGAGTCTTCTTCCTAAATCAGCTTTGACTGTCTCCGAGGAAGCATGGAATGCATATCCTTATACAAAAACTAGGTACACATGTCCTTTTGTTGAAAAGTTTTCGCTTGAAATAGAAACCTATTACTTCTCTGATAATGGCCACCAGGATAATGTATTCAAGTTGACTGGAAGTGATTTAAAGAATAGAATAGTTGATGTTATCGATGTAGTGAAAGATCAGTTGTATGGTGCTGATTATGTCAAGGAGGAAGATCCAAAACTTTTCATTTCTCAGAAGTGCAACAGAGGGCCTCTTTCTGATTCTTGGCTAGAGGAGTACTGGCGGGAAGTACAAGGTAAACCACAACCATTAACAAATGGCAAATCACTTATGTGTGCTTATAAACTTTGTAGAGTTGAGTTTCGTTACTGGGGAATGCAAACAAAACTGGAAAAATTTATTCATGATGTAGCTTTAAGAAAAACAATGCTGAGGGCTCACAGGCAAGCTTGGGCTTGGCAAGATGAGTGGTATGGTCTCACCATGGAAGATATTCGAGAAATTGAGCGTCAGACTCAATTAGCTTTACAAAAGAAAATGGCCGGTGAAGCTGGTGAAGAAACTGACTTATCCGAAGAAAATTCAAAATCTTTAGCGGCAACAATGAGTAGCCTTGAGAAAAATGAGGACTCAGAAACTCCATTAGCTACTAAGAAAAATACTTTAGAACAAAGAACTCAAAAGAGCTTAAGTCCTGAAAGCACTCCTCCATCTGAACCTAAAACAGCTTTAAAATCAAGCCTCAGATCATCATCCTCAGGTTCCCTTAAGAGCTTGCAAACTCAAGTCGCAAATTGGAGAATGGAAACACTAGTAAGAGAATCAGAAACAGAAACCGGTTCCGAAGATGAATTTTATGATTGTGAATCGTCTTTTAATAAATGGTCTTCCATGTGTTCTCTCGATGAAGCTGATATTGATATATCCCCAACACAAGACAGAGATCATAATCAAGAGGACAGTATATTTAACCCATCTTTCTTAAAGCGTGTTACCTCAGAAAGAGGTTCACGAAGAATCATGAATTTCCAAAGTCACCACAGCATAGATGGATGTCCAGAAACACCTGTTCATAGTTCTTGCCCGACAACAGTTCTGATTCTTGTTTTTCATGCTGGCAGTGTCCTCGATGCAAATATAGATATGACTGCAAAAAAATCTGATGTTACTACATTTAAAGGAGCCTTTGAATCTGTTATGCGTCAGCACTATCCAACATTAGTTGGTCATATCACTATAAAATTAGTATCATGTCCATCAATTTGTACTGAAGCTCTTGGAGTGTTATCAACTTTAAGTCCTTACAGTTTTGATTGCTCGCCCTCTACGAGTGAGACGCCTTCACTAACTAATGATCTCATACCAATTGGTGCCATACCACTCATTGCAACATCATCTCcagaatattatgaatatgtcaCAAAAACAATTGTATCTGCAAATATGGCTTacaatgaatttataaaatccGAAGATGGAAAAGGTTTCAATGGACAAGTGTGTATCGTTGGGGATAGCATGGGCTCTGTTCTGGCTTATGATGCACTTTGTCGAACCTTGCAATATCAGTCTCGACATGACAGCGAAAACAGTATTTTGGACACTGAAATAACAATCCCAAACGAACCTTCCGAAAATTATTTGAACAAGTCACACCTTCAAGCTCCTATTCCTAGGAGAAGGTCATCTACGGCTAGTGATAATCAGACAAAACTAGAGTTTGAAGTCAGTGATTTCTTTACATTTGGAAGTCCACTTTCATTAATATTGGCCTCAAGAAAAATATCTGATGAAAAGTTCAAAGATATTGTAAAACCACCAGCCCAAcagctatttaatttatttcatcccACAGATCCTGTAGCTTCTAGACTAGAACCACTCCTATCAGCTCGTTTTACAAATCTTCCACCGATAAATGTTGCAAGATACGCTAAATATCCTTTAGGAAATGGTCAGCCGTATCATTTAATGGAATTAATACAAAGCCATCCAACCTTGTTTGGAGATCATTTACAAATGCCGCCGACTCCAGTTCTGCGAAGACTGTCAGAAGCATCAGTTCAAAGTACTGTTAGTGGTTTAGCAGATAATATTCCATTAATTACTATGAATGCTCTTCAGCAAAGATGGTGGGGTACGAAGCGACTTGACTATGCTCTGTATTGTCCTGAAGGATTGGCAAATTTTCCTACAAATGCACTACCACATCTCTTTCATGCCAGTTATTGGGAAAGTTCGGATGTTATAGCCTTTATATTACGCCAAGTAGGTCACTTTGACTTGGCATTATATGGTCAATCAGATGACAAAGAGAGTGCAATGTTTAAACCCGGCCAAGATAAAGAAAAGTGGATGAGAAAAAGAACTTCAGTTAAATTAAAGAATGTTGCAGCTAACCACAGAGCCAACGACGTCATTGTAATGGAAGGTTGTCCTCAAACATTTATAGCTCGATTTATGTATGGGCCACTGGATATGATCACTTTGACTGGTGAAAAAGTAGACATACACATGATTAAAGACCCACCTGCCGGGGAATGGACATTATTATCTACAGTGGTAACTGATAAAACTGGAAGAATTTCTTACACGTTATCAGAAAAACAAAGCGTTGGTTGCGGAATTTACCCTGTAAGGGTAGTAGTGCGGGGCGATCATACGAGTTGTAATTTTCATCTGGCAGTTGTTCCGCCACAGACTGAATGTGTAGTTTTTAGTATCGATGGTTCGTTTACTGCCAGTGTCTCGGTTACGGGACGAGACCCTAAAGTTAGAGCCGGGGCAGTCGACGTAGTGAGGTTTTGGCAAGATTTGGGATACCTAATCCTTTATATAACAGGAAGGCCAGATATGCAACAAAGAAAAGTTGTTTCCTGGCTAGCTGAGCACAATTTCCCTCATGGCTTAGTATTTTTTTCGGACGGTTTTTCAACCGATCCCTTGGGCCATAAAGCGGcacatttaaacaatttaataacagaACACGGTGTTATTATGCACGTTGCTTATGGTTCAGGAAAAGATATAAGCGTTTATCATAATTGTGGACTATCACCAAAACAAATATATGCCATTGGAAAAATAAGTAAGAAATATAGCAACATGGCAACTACGTTAAGTGACGGATACGCATCTCATTTAGCCGACTTGAAACAACCGGGTGCGGTGAGGCCGGCTAGAGGAAATGCTCGCCTCCTTGTTCCTCGGCGTCTGTTAGCACCGGTGACTACGTCTGCTGCGACTCGAGGCCGTCGTTAA
- the LOC124531655 gene encoding carnitine O-palmitoyltransferase 2, mitochondrial, which produces MLTVNKVLNSNNLRIKNVTGIRNITKKAKNVRNVDYQYMQRSKVPTMHFQKSLPRLPIPELNNTQDRYLKALKPLLTNEQYSAAVKRTNSFVANEGKELQTKLVAKDKANKHTSYISDYWFDLYLRDRAPLPINYNPLLVFQNDTRPAYNAQLLRATNLLVSAVRFMLSLREQILDPEVYHMQPKKSNTSLFRTVTGLLPESLSWYGAYLFKAFPLDMSQFDGLFNATRLPLLNKDKIYKDPTCNHVVVQKNGNFYIFDVLDSDGNILSPSDFLGNLSKIINDNSPKPTHPLGILTTQNRNEWAKQRKHLEETGNHEVLRKIDSAIFNLVLDDFVIEDNKHRILTQFLHADGLNRWFDKSFSMIVTKDGVSGINFEHSWGDGVAVLRFFQDIYAETTTNPFVNPDTKPSNNSITVKKLEFNIDDKSKSFVEKAKMEYKDWCDSLSIDYILYEGLTKGACKKFKVSPDCIMQLAFQAAYHLINGKFVGTYESCSTSAFKHGRTETMRPCTDKTKEFCEILHSNKTSHQELRSIMQECSSYHSELVKQAAMGQGFDRHMFALMKIAEDNNMPRPELYDSYEYKFLNKSILSTSTLSAPSVLAGGFGPVAKEGFGIAYSAFPDKLGAAVASYRAHNNSTQFVEALHKSFVDITKILSG; this is translated from the exons ATGCTTACCGTTAACAAAGTTTTAAACTCTAACAATTTACGCATAAAAAATGTAACTGGGATTCGAAACATTACAAAGAAAGCGAAAAATGTGAGGAATGTTGATTATCAATATATGCAAAGAAGTAAAGTCCCCACAATGCATTTCCAAAAGTCATTACCGCGGTTACCGATCCCGGAATTAAATAATACTCAAGATAGATATTTAAAAGCATTAAAACCTTTACTAACTAATGAGCAATACTCTGCAGCTGTCAAGAGAACTAATAGTTTTGTAGCAAATGAGGGTAAAGAATTACAGACTAAACTTGTTGCTAAGGACAAAGCTAACAAACATACCAGTTATATCTCAGATTATTGGTTTGATCTATATCTAAGAGATCGTGCTCCACTGCCAATCAATTATAATCCCCTTTTGGTATTTCAAAATGACACTAGGCCAGCATACAATGCTCAACTGTTAAGAGCAACTAATCTTCTAGTGAGCGCTGTAAGATTTATGTTGTCTTTAAGAGAACAAATTCTTGACCCTGAAGTATACCACATGCAACCCAAAAAAAGTAACACTTCTTTATTCAGAACTGTTACTGGTTTACTTCCAGAAAGTTTATCATG GTAtggtgcatatttatttaaggcTTTTCCTTTAGACATGAGTCAGTTTGATGGTTTATTTAATGCAACTCGTCTGCCTTTgttaaataaagacaaaatttaCAAAGATCCAACATGTAATCATGTAGTTGTTCAGAAAAATGGGAATTTCTACATTTTTGATGTCTTAGACTCTGatg GCAATATTTTATCACCTTCGGATTTTTTGGGCAATTTATCAAAAATCATAAATGATAATTCTCCAAAACCCACCCATCCATTAGGAATACTGACTACTCAAAACAGAAATGAATGGGCTAAACAACGGAAACATTTAGAAGAAACTGGAAATCATGaagttttaagaaaaattgattctgctatatttaatttagtattagatGATTTTGTTATTGAAGATAATAAACATAGAATATTGACACAATTTTTACATGCAGATGGGCTAAACAG ATGGTTTGACAAATCATTCAGTATGATAGTAACTAAAGATGGTGTGTCTGGTATTAACTTTGAACATTCATGGGGTGATGGAGTTGCAGTTCTTAGATTCTTCCAAGATATTTATGCAGAAACTACAACAAATCCTTTCGTAAATCCAGATACAAAGCCTTCAAATAACAGTATTACAGTTAAAAAGTTAG AATTCAACATTGATGATAAGTCAAAGAGTTTTGTTGAGAAGGCTAAAATGGAATACAAAGATTGGTGCGATTCCTTAAGCATTGACTACATTTTATATGAAGGTTTAACAAAAGGAGCTTGTAAGAAATTTAAAGTTAGTCCTGACTGTATCATGCAGCTTGCATTTCAG gcaGCATACCACCTAATAAATGGTAAATTTGTGGGCACATATGAATCTTGTAGTACATCTGCCTTCAAGCACGGACGAACAGAAACAATGCGACCCTGTACTGATAAAACAAAG GAATTTTGTGAAATACTCCACTCAAACAAAACATCACATCAAGAACTTCGTTCAATAATGCAAGAGTGCTCTTCATATCATTCGGAATTAGTGAAACAGGCAGCTATGGGTCAAGGATTCGATCGTCATATGTTTGCATTAATGAAGATAGCAGAAGATAACAACATGCCAAGACCCGAGCTATACGACTCTTATGAATATAAGTTCCTCAATAAATCAATTCTAAGCACGAGCACCTTGTCCGCGCCTAGTGTTTTGGCTGGAGGTTTTGGTCCTGTCGCTAAAGAAGGATTCGGAATTgc GTACTCTGCCTTTCCTGACAAACTTGGAGCAGCCGTAGCAAGCTATAGAGCTCataacaacagtactcagtttgtTGAAGCTTTACATAAGTCGTTTGttgatattacaaaaattttatcGGGATAg